The Polyodon spathula isolate WHYD16114869_AA chromosome 10, ASM1765450v1, whole genome shotgun sequence genome contains the following window.
TCATTACATATCATCAAGCATGCCTGTCCTAGAGAAACCCAAGCAAGAACAAGGGAAACCCAAAGGCCATACGGATAGCTATGTATATACTTTTATTACTATTCATATTAATCAACCTGATTATTAAGTAACATTACTTACATCACTAACGTTACATAACACATTACTTCTTTTTAATTCCTTACCCATTTCATagtttatgatttccattacatgagaatagatgttaaaGCTTCACGCTGATTTTAGAGTcgtctctcgccaagataagcaccaactaagatgtagctttacattaaactaatgtgatccatctgcgtttccatccatttgcgtttccttccatctgatgatgtcgatatccttctgcctggtgttaatggccaatgtgtaatgctggctccagggatcggctTATTTTGCCATCCTTGCTCATCagtacacacaacggctgcgatccTGGCTTCAGGGATTAatcacagtgcggtctccccagcgcctcagcatgacaaccgtctggattgtgcatcaacgttgctttctttctattgtttttGAAATCCGCAACCacaatctttccatctcaaccacagccagttgttgctcctctctgctgcttcagataagttcttcactgtgcggtgcaactcttgaccactgaatccaatgtctctgaaaaaccaggttgtagagtgtgacATAATCCTTGACAACCCGCTGGTTAAACCCGGACTCTCTATcattgctgttccgcttcagcagctagttgagcatatagaagtttcttcctctcatatgcctcattcacagcatcctcccatggcactgttaacagTACCAGGTGAACGAGGCATGCTGATCCACAccaaaagacaatatctggtcgaaggttagtgctTTTGCAGCTCGTTGACTATCAGCTTCCttcgttgagctggggctgccttgtgccccagctgaactgaactgaactgaagctgaactgagaccaataCCTCCTCTTCCATGTTGAAATTGCCCCATGATATCATTGATTCAAAGGttagcctttgcatcttccacggctTGTTTTGCCATCTACTTCCTTCCAGTTTgaaacacaggtgctgcctcccttatgcatttatCGCATGACTCTACTAAAgtaatttccagtcagaccttggcacacttaaactcagtcaaagcaaagcaaacacaaCCAATTGCAGTATGAAAATATGAatctaaattgtatttttaaactgaaataagtAGGGTTATGGATTGTATATTGATATATGCAAAAGGCTAATAGAGACAACTCTACTACTCAAAGgttatttgctgtatttaataGTTTCTTTATGTTGTATTGCATTGTAGCAAACCATGTTTTCATTGATAGGTAAAAAGATCCTATAGTCAAAAGTATGAACTTGTGTTTTgacatatatttacatatattccatctttttttctttcccttaGATATTCCATGTCTACCACACTATTATTCAGCAGGCAGCATAACAGATAACAGTTAATTCTAGTAGGTAGGGGTTTCTCATAGGGAAGTTGTATCTGTCAGAATGTGCTCCTTGCATTATTGAATCTGTACTGAACCTTGTTGATGTAGAGGTGGGAGGGAATTCCAGCATACACAGCACATTTGTCCTACTACCTACTCTCAGTCTGTCATTTGAATGGGGGCAACACAGTTTGTTGTATAACAATAACATAATGTTTGCCAAAGGAAACATTCCATAAGAATCACAAATCTCTTGACTTGACATAGTTTTTACACTTACTTTTTACAATtgttatgttattatatattttataaaaataaaaactttacaaCCGCCATCCTGTAATCTGCTCAAACCTTGTATTGATCACTATGTTGAAAACATACCTTTctatattggtaacactttactaTAAGGATGTGTCATAAACCGAAAACAATGTGTCtataattgtgttataaataGGGTTTCtgagtttttgttttaacagataaaacctgataaaacacttCCGATACAAAGAAATGAAATCGGTTGATAgtcaataaacaccagaaaataccgaaaaaactgtggaaatggttaatcaattcacgtagactttacccttttccctcAAAAATAAAAGCTACTGCAAAAataggaataaatacatttcccagtgctgctgggcaatgtcccgccttcctgacttccatctgtcattgattcgttctgaatactgtaaacccaccccaactactgagtgacagcacattcctacatttctattggagactcagcTTGCGAGatataaaacaagattacaatcaggaatggaggcttgttagtagGATTTAAAGATGTGTTACAGTTAAGATGCGGAGGATTTAAAagagaattgtggtgaaatgtaaaaaatgcctacacacaaaaaccccagaagaatgtgcccgtgaccatagggatttcgttgtggaagacagcaaaggaaagaaggtacaacttaagtgtgcaagtactgttgagttaatatacatattttgacagaagaaAAATCCTCGAGCATTTTAGAAAGCAACCgaaaacatacatttcatataGTATATGAAAAACGAAAGcctcaaaaaaaacaatttacataactcaaaaatagctaaaaataaccaccgaaaaatacaattaataaaaactgaaaaacagaagccctagttatacaTGGTCTTTAaatagttaatgaaaaaaaaaaacacgtacctAAGGTAGTTATAACATCCCTTATAATTGGTTTATAACATGACATGAATATTCACATTCGTATTTGCTATGTAAAATGTATGGTAATAAACTGTTACTCCTTGTATTAATGGTCAAAAATGATATATTTGCTTAATAGATGTTTTTACAATTCATCATGAAAGTAAAGTGCGACCTCTAAGTATTTGTGtccaaaaacatacaaataaacaaacagttacattaaaactGTTATTGTATTTTGTCTTAATTGATAAAAAGGACAGTGTTAATAAGGATGATTGGTACACCCAGAGTATTGGATCCTGTGTTGAGAAAGACCCCTTGCAACACAAGTCTCATTATacaattatttgattttaaaagagCAAAATCATCCACATGCATCTCCCTCATATTATTGACTGTGTAGAGACCCACTAAATTATAACATTAGGCATTGCAATAACAATACCACtatccattttaaaaaatgaatacacctGCCTGGGCTTgtaatcctttttctttttgggtTAGGTGTTACCCAAGCTTCCAGTACCTCCTTTGCAAAAGACCACAGACATGTACCTTAAATGCATGAAGCATCTGGTGACAGAGGAAGAGTTTAAGAGGACCAAGGCCATTGTGGAGAAGTTTAGAGCGCCTGGAGGGACAGGGGAGTTTCTACAACAAAAGCTTctagaaaagagagagaaaactgATAACTGGGTAAGAGCCTTTGTGGAAGCTGCCACAATTGCCATGATTTTTAACAGAGGTAAAAACAGGATACCAGTTTTTAACATCCAATAAAACTGGAATTAACTTAAATATGTGAATACTTTTTTGCTATAAAATTAttagcatattattaaatatcTGTGTATCCCACATGCATTAATTAATAGAAGTCAATACATAggaatacatttaattatttagcatAACAGATTCTTATAtaagaatataatataataataactttattttatataacgcctttcatagtggaccaccatcacaaagagctttacacaggtaggctgtgaactgtgcattagatgcaaagtcacttacaatagaacactgatttaacatctaaTCCACagggtggagcacaaggaggttaagtgacttgctcaaggtcacacggtgagtcagtcagtggcagaggtgggatttgaacctgtgaccttctggttacaagccctggactttaaccacatcAGGCTTTTATACTccaaaaacatattgtttaaatCAACTGTGAACCATATTGAGCTCAGATTTCTCTATATAATCTCATAACACCAATAACTATAACAGTTACTTGGAAATATGTCAGTCTATAACTTGTGTTCAGTTTAAGCAATAAGAACTGATCAGTGTAACAGAGTCCTCTGTTCATCCAagtcattttataatgtatattgcCAGTGTGCCTATGAGATATTTGTTTTAGAATGCAAAACAAACTTTTGAATAATCCCTTtttaaaccaaaccaaaacatacatgacatatttttttaaatatatacagtaattctaAAAGGGTATATTTCTGCTTGATTATTATTGCTCATGTTCCTAGAAACCATGTGAttcatgctgtgtgtttttaatttcctAGGTATATGACTATTGGCTGGAAGACATGTACTTGAATAACAGGTTGGCTCTTCCTGTGAACTCCAGCCCTGCTATAGTCTTCCCACGACAGAATTTCCATGATCAAAATGACCTTCTCAGGTACCTCTTCTTCTATAATACCAATCATATCAGTGTAATCATAGTGTTATCCTGTATTTAGAGTATTGTTTGACACATCACACAACTATGACATATGATGCATTAACAATGAGTAGGGGGCTGGGGTTCAGTTTTAATATCCTTAAAGCACCTTTCTCTTTCTATTGGTTAACCATGTATAGCAATCTGATGAACTAGGTAAAACATCAAAGCTGAAGCTTCTATATCTGTGTTCCTGTAACTTGACACAGTTATCATCTCTGCCTTTCAAAGAGCAAACCCCAGCATATCCCTGTAATTCAACCACAATTACATTAGCGTTTCCATTCAGGAAGGCAAGGACATTGAgaggacgagagagagagagagagagagagagagagagagagagagagagagagagagagagagagagagagagagagatgctacATTGTTTGGTACAAATGTACAGCCTGAATTATTTCTGGACTGTCAGAGAGCTTTGTGCACATAGATAGTAAATTATGTATTTGAACCTGTTCTCTGAACCCTTGGAGATATAATCAGAAGGTAATACATGGCATGCATTTAAAGAGAGTCTATGGGGAGGCATATGTATCAATCCAAGTCCCATTTAGGCTTTGTTCACCCAAGAATAACATCAGTGTCCACCATATATCTTGGGCTGCATTGGTAATGGAATTCTGTacggcactgtggcaaagtggataACAGTGTGCTGGTGCAgatgatcaataaacagacagacaattataatccaggtgcaatgttatttaatccaaatgcctgatggctaacaaCAGTAAATAAGAACAATGTCAATGAGAAGCATACAGCGATGTGTATTGCTTATCTGTAATCCGCGGATAGTCCCGTTTTAATGCACCCACACGTAACacgtacacaaacacaaacacccgtccacagtgtgtgctctagtgctcgtggtgaaaatacagtactttagtgcaaacaaagtgcagtgttgtccaggtttgtgctggcctttagcgacagctcctggattgtgtttagccatctaaataatcacaaacagtattGTTTTCGACACctcaataaacaaaccaaacactcaTGATTTTCTCCgtacaaaacacaggtccttccaggttgtcCTTAACtgaaacgaaggaacagatttcATCGCTTCATCCGCTATTTATAACGTCACGCATTGGTAAActattgcagccgctcctccaaaccacggctgccacatcatttcccttccgggtcgatgagttaatgcaccgaagctccgccccctttctaaatgaccgacttccttttaaccccaGGAATTAAGtatcaggccaaacagtccagggtactctgttcctgttacttagcgccctcacagatcggaaGGGATATTTACTTTGTAAGACTCAGTCTCTGAATAAATAGACCACCTTTTTGTGACGTTGTGAAACCAACCAAGTCCAGTTGTTTCTATATTAAGATCAAATGATTTCCCATATACTTATAGCTGTGGACTTGCCATCACAGTTTTAATTTCCTCATTCAAAACCATAATGTATTTCTGTGACATTTCAACTTTCTTGGTTTCATCTGCTTGTCTTGTCTCTTAAAAGTCAACAGACAACAGTGCATTTATCTAAAATGCTAACTAGAGAGGTTATAATCTTAATTGGAATATTAACacttaaaatgtcatttgatgctatttatattttaagaaagcAGCTGAATAGGGCATTCTTTATTAACAGTACACGATCCAGAGATTGCATTAATAACTTCCTGGTGTTTAATTAATGGAGATTGTTCCCCTaaacttttgttttacagattttcTGCTCATCTAATTTCTGGAGTTTTAGATTACAAAGCTTTACTTGATGTGTAAGTCACATTtcttgtgttatttgtatttaaatatgttccaTATGTTAATGTCATATCGTTTGGCATAAATCAGAATCATTCTTTTTCATGGGATAACAGTTTATgtggtgcaattttttttttaatgtttacaagtTTAAAGTTTATGGCCCAGAATTTATACATATGCAAACGAATGAGCTCTGATGCTTATATTATAGTTGTAGATAATAGGGCAGTAACCCTTTTGAGAGGTTCTGATGACATGATAAACCATAAGAGCCAAGCTTCTACAATACACTTAAATATATCAAATTTTTTTCCTAGGTGtacttgtatattttttttcatgaattaaTTTCTCCTTGCCTTTGAATTTCTGTGACATTTGTTGCCATCGTTGATGGAAACTTTGTATAACTTCTTACATTCTTTGTTTCTTTGGTAACAGACATGCCTTGCCTATAGATTATGCGCGAGGGCAGCTGGCAGGAACCCCACTTTGCATGGAGCAATACTACAGACTGTTCTCATCTTATCGTCTGCCTGGCCACAAGAAGGACACCCTGGTAGCCCAGAAGAACAGTATCATGCCAGAGCCAGAACATATTATTATAGCATGCAAAAATCAGGTCAGGATCTTTTCATATAAAATGCTTGAGAGGTTAAAAAGCAATTGTTATTGAACAATAAGACCGATATGGAGAAGCCATTAGGGTTATTGGAAGGCTAGCATCTGTGTATGAGGGAATATCAAGGAAAGGAGGATGAAGCCTATACATCCTATATGCAGATGCTCATTGTCCTATAACtccattatatactgtactgcctGATGTTAATATATAAGTTATTAAATCCAACTTGAAGTGTACATTTAGTCCATTGGTATTTTCAGTCaataaataatagaaaccagTGCAATGATGGAAACCAGGCAAGGTTTGACAGAAGATTTACATGTTAGATGAACACTTTGATGTCTTCATTTCTTTTCAGGACTACCAACTAATTGCCTCCTAATCTCTTTAAGGTTCCTCAAAAGAGTTTATACATGATTAGCTTATAAACCAGACCTCTTGCTTCAACGTTATTGCTTACTGGAAGTTAAGACGAGTTCTTGAGGTGGAGAATTGGCACAAGGCTTTCATTTAGCTTGGCACATTTTACAGCTTATATTATTCAAAAATGCTTAAATCTAACTTTTAAGTACAATGCCTGCAATTGATATTAGAGGACAGGttgttaacaaaaaatacagcacGGCTTCAGTCTATTGGAACTGGAAACACCCAGGGTTCATAAAGGAAATAGACTTTAAAGGAGAACATGTAAGTGCAAATGCATCCATGATATCTCAAGCCCTCTCTGGGGTATAGCAGTACATCCAACTTAGCTGAGTTTGATTAAATTTCCCTCGTTTTATCTGGAAAGCTTCTGACAGAGACAAAACCAACATATTGCTAGAGCATGTCAGATTAATTCCAGCATTTTGTCTGTGGTTTCAAAACCATTGCCACTTATTCAATTTTGATTTCCATTTCCTCTTTAGCCAACCACTGGGTTATTCCATTTTCATTCATGCAGAGTTAGTTGGGAGCCATAGAGAGGATACTGTGCTATTTGCACTTTGCCTTAATGCAAAAAAGCAATGACTATGAGGCACTATAGTGGttcttcaaaaacaaaattgatgGTTTTGCACTGCTCAATTGCTTTGCTCAAACTCACTCCACTCTGTAGTTCATACATCATCTACTATGGCAGGTGTAAAGCATAGAGGTAGAATCCATTTCAGAATAGTATTCTATCACAAGAAGAAATTTGAATAAGTTGTCTCTTTTTATAGTAGAGGGAACtttatatgtatgtttgtatgtacagtactgtatgtatggcACACTTTAGAGTTTTACATACTGATATCTATAGAACCACTTGGAATATAGGTCATGGCAAtctgttttttcatgttttgggTGGAGGATGAACATCACTgacatgttattaataataatgtataattgtTGTACAACATTTTTCTCTGTCTAGTTCTTTGTTTTAGATGTTCTGATAAACTTCCGACGTCTCAGCGAAAGAGATTTATTCACTCAGCTAGAGAAAATACTTAAAATGGCAGAGAATGAAGAAGAACGCCTTCCACCCATAGGTCTGCTAACATCCGATGGAAGAACTGAATGGGCTGAATCCAGGGCAATAATCATGAAAGGTTAGATACCATCTCCTTGGTACAAACCAACAGCCTCTTTATATCTGAAACCTAAAGGCATGTCATTTACTAGTACATGTATCCATCTTCtattgagtggggatgtgctgtaAAGACAAGCAGTTTTGAGTAAATACAGctgaaatacaaatgtttgaGTCACAGGTATTGCAAAACATCTTAAGCTGCCAAATCTTTGACAATCTGTCTGTTTGTACTAAATTACTTACATTTggtgaaaccttttttttcccctccagaTTCTACCAATAGAGACTCGCTAGACATGATTGAGCGATGCCTGTGTCTGGTGTGTTTGGACGATCCAAGTGGGAATGAACTCACTGACACTAATCGAGCTCTGCAGATGTTACATGGAGGGGGCTATGATAAAAACAGTGGGAATCGCTGGTATGACAAACCCATGCAGGTTAGGATATTCAATAGTATAGAATGTTTTTAAAGTTGGAGACAAAgcataatatactgtatgtagctCAGCAGCACACTGTATTTTTCCTAGAGACGGATGGAGGTGCACAGCAGTCCATACGGTAAGTTATTGCAAGTATCGTAATCTGGGGCTATATGGAGGCACCTGTGTGTCCAtgtgtcacaattacattttttcaaatacatactgtGGATGTaagatttaaaatgattaaatgaaaactgtatatttttgttttagtttgttataGGGATGGATGGGACCTGTGGCGTTGTTTGTGAGCACTCCCCTTTTGAAGGCATTGTACTAGTACAGTGCACTGAACATCTTCTGAAGTACATGTAAGCAACATTTTCATcattcatttgtgttttgttacatGGACAGTATTGCTCATAGCATAACAAAACACTTATACTTACTTAGAAATTGACactaagtgggaaaaaaaaacactcttatgaaactagtaagaaacaacaaAGCTGCATCTATGAAACCTTCTGAGCTGTTTATTTCTAGCTTTTAATCATTAATATGGCTTTAGGTTATTCACAAAAAAGTGTTAGAAACTGcactagaaaaaaatattttatacactttGCAGACTGATACAGCatgcttttaattatttgtaacatTAAGATGATAAGACTTGCAATGGATTATTCTAAGAATGTTATGTGCAACGTATTTATGAAGTATTTTGCATGGGTtacacagtttaataaaacatttatgaagGTGTTATGCATGCTACATAgtgtcattttcaaataaaacattacaggaAAAAGGTTGATCTTTTTACACTGGATTGTGTGTTTAGCATGAGTTACATCATTATGATCCATTGGGGATCATTCGATGATAAAGAAAACTTTCTAGATCCAACAGTCAAAGTATTGTAGTTTCCACCCAGCATACTATGTTGATTAAACGTGACCTGCCTATGTTTTACAGGAAAGGGAGCCCTTCTAAGTTTATTAGAGCTGATAGTGTTTGCGAACTTTCTGCTCCTAGGAAATTACGTTGGAAATGTTCTCCTGAAGTTCAGGGGCTATTAGCTTCTTCAGCAGATAAATTACAAAGGTATGTTATGAAACTTTCACATTAGCTTGAAATGACTGCTGTTTGAGCCAAAAACAACAGATTACTCTTGTTTGCAGATTACTCTTTCATTCTCTGTGCACTTGAAAATTGAATGTAGACTCAAAAGTTTAGTAATGCACTGAACGCCATCAGCATTATGACATTTAGCAGACCATccactgttttcattttctttatgatTACACATTTAGCAGACCATccactgttttcattttctttatgatTACACATTTAGCAGACCATccactgttttcattttctttatgatTACACATTTTCTAGGTTGGTGAGAAATCTGGACCTAAATGTTCACAAGTTTAAAGTTTATGGCAAAGAATTTATAAAGAAGCAAAGAATGAGTCCAGATGCTTACATCCAAGTTGCTCTGCAACTGGCATTTTACAGGTAAGCTGACCCCACTGATTCAGTTATTATCTTGTAGTATTAATGCACCAAGCCTGATTTTATATTGTTTAGGAAGATTTAGGAACGCATATTTACTGAAGTTGGGTATAATTTTGCAATTAGTTGCATAACATGTTTCACAGTCAGGTTGCTGGAATTCACAAAAGCAATAGTAGTTGTCATGGTGGCAGCTATGGAAATCCAATCCACGGGCTTACTGAGTTCAGGCAGTTGTGGTGATAGTGACTAGGGATTTGCCGGATTCAAATTTGGAAATGAACAGGGCCACATCAAAAATGGATACAAATTGGTGTTTGACTACTAGCCTATTTCCTAATCCTCCATTCCCCTAATATCTCATGACAAAGAACATTTTAACACAGCTTTTTATGGCAAACCCCTTCCAAAGAGTAGGGAGTATACATATTGTTACACATTTGTAAGAATTGTAAGACTCCTCTTTATTGTTTCACTTATAGATGCCATGGCAAACAAGTTCCTACCTATGAAAGTGCTTCCATACGACGCTTTCTGGAGGGAAGAGTGGATAACATCCGGTCAGCTACTTATGAAGCATTAGTATTTGCGAAAGCAATGACTGATGGAAAATCCACGGTACCAGTACGTATTTCTTTGCCAATTCCATTTCACCTTTGTTTGCGTTTTAAGGTGCTATACTAAAATAGATGTACAATTTAACGTCATAGTTTGAGAAGTTCAAAGTGTCTGTATTTGTGATATGgcttaaattaagaaaaacacagatggtttaaaaaaaatatatacaatataatagaaTTTGGTGAAAGGAAATGTTTAATGGTATTTATTGCTTTCTTCTTAATTCTAGGATTCTGAAAAGATGCAAAGACTCTGGGATGCAATTAATGTTCAGACCAATTACACTATCCTTGTAAGTAGGAATAACATTAGTATTCCTTTATTTACGGATATTATTAAGAAAGATGTTTTACGAATCATTAATATTTGTTCCCTTTAATTTGATACACTTTATACTAAGCTGTTATGCACACATCTAGACTGACATTTTGATTAATCATAATGATAAATGACCTAATTAAAATCATCATGTAGAaccataatgtattattgtttctgGCCAAACACCAACTATTTCCCAgattaaaagacatgtcataccTTAAGAATGTCTGTTTTAGATGTTATCATGATGAAAGAAGAACATGTATTCATATGAAGACCCTTGTTACTCAACATATCACTGTTGTCCCTTTAATGAAGCTATCACTATTCATAATATATTGTTGTTAGGAGAAGCTTCTAATTATCTGCACTTAACAATTCTGTACCAAATGttcatattattgttataattcttgaataataatattttttgttaggGATTTCTAGAGTAAAATTGGTGACTAACAGTTTAATGAATCAAATtcatgggtttaaaaaaaaagaaaaaattacatcTATTCATTATTTGTAGTCCATTACTGGAATGGCAATTGACAATCACTTACTTGGACTTCGAGAGATAGCTCGTGAGCTGAAGATGGAGAAGCCAGAGATATTTACAGATGAAACTTTCTTAAAAAGCAATCGCTTTATCCTTTCAACAAGCCAAGTGAGTTTTctctaaatattaaaataagtatataatatagcttcatttgtgtttgttcaggtgaaaaaaaaatattttatatggtTTCATTAGCCACATCATAATACCTGTACATTAATAAACTTGATTGACATAACCTCATGTTGGTCCAGGGCATTTCCAATCTGAAATCAACTTTGCTCCTCTGTGTTATACAGGTTCCCACCACAGTAGAGATGTTCTGCTGCTATGGTCCTGTGGTCCCCAATGGCTACGGTGCCTGCTACAACCCCCAATCAGATCACATCGTCTTCTGCATTTCAAGTTTCAGAGACTGTAAGGAAACCTGTTCCACTGTCTTTGCAAAAGCCTTAGAGGAGTGTCTGGTTGAGATGAGAGATTTGTGCAGTAAGTACAACATGGCAGCCAAGGCTACTGATAAAAAGGAAGGAGCAgacaaacatgtaaaaaatggaAGCAAATCCTAATCTATTATCGTAAAGCCCAAACACCTTACTGTTCGGCTGCTCCTGACAACTCAATCTGCTTATCCATACATCTGTTGTACTTACTGACTACTAAAGCGTGCAAGTTCTTTTCTTAAATGATTTTTTTCAAGACTTTATACAGTTAACATAGACATTAAAGGACATtgctttttgtacatttctgtactgtatgtattatttatgtatttatatatatatatatatatatatatatatatatatatatatatatatatatatatatactatataattgattaatttaaataataatatataggcATTTTATTATTGATTAATTTCTTCCACTGATCTGGTAGGTCTTTTCAGCTTCAAGGTTGAATGTTACGGCCTGGGTGTTGTCTTCTGGGTTTATACATGTCAAATCACCCAGTTCCACGCAGGGCATCAACCTCTGCAGCCTCTGTGGAATGACCTAGTTGCTGATATAACTATAtctctgcactgtgcaaatgtaTACTAATTCACATTTGACAAGGACATCTCTCAGTACTAAATGATTGGATTAGCTGGAGCAgggtatagaaaaaaaaaagaattaacaatttaaaatataaaattgttaaattttaaattgctgtatttaaaaaaaaggctttaagaACAATTTGAAGCAAAGCTTAATGGTGACATTCATTGTATGTAAAGTAATGTGTAAGTACATTGGTATTAC
Protein-coding sequences here:
- the LOC121322124 gene encoding choline O-acetyltransferase-like, producing the protein MPVLEKPKQEQGKPKGHTDSYVLPKLPVPPLQKTTDMYLKCMKHLVTEEEFKRTKAIVEKFRAPGGTGEFLQQKLLEKREKTDNWVYDYWLEDMYLNNRLALPVNSSPAIVFPRQNFHDQNDLLRFSAHLISGVLDYKALLDVHALPIDYARGQLAGTPLCMEQYYRLFSSYRLPGHKKDTLVAQKNSIMPEPEHIIIACKNQFFVLDVLINFRRLSERDLFTQLEKILKMAENEEERLPPIGLLTSDGRTEWAESRAIIMKDSTNRDSLDMIERCLCLVCLDDPSGNELTDTNRALQMLHGGGYDKNSGNRWYDKPMQFVIGMDGTCGVVCEHSPFEGIVLVQCTEHLLKYMKGSPSKFIRADSVCELSAPRKLRWKCSPEVQGLLASSADKLQRLVRNLDLNVHKFKVYGKEFIKKQRMSPDAYIQVALQLAFYRCHGKQVPTYESASIRRFLEGRVDNIRSATYEALVFAKAMTDGKSTVPDSEKMQRLWDAINVQTNYTILSITGMAIDNHLLGLREIARELKMEKPEIFTDETFLKSNRFILSTSQVPTTVEMFCCYGPVVPNGYGACYNPQSDHIVFCISSFRDCKETCSTVFAKALEECLVEMRDLCSKYNMAAKATDKKEGADKHVKNGSKS